From a single Brassica rapa cultivar Chiifu-401-42 chromosome A01, CAAS_Brap_v3.01, whole genome shotgun sequence genomic region:
- the LOC103869994 gene encoding ubiquitin-conjugating enzyme E2 32 — protein sequence MADERYNRKNPAVKRILQEVKEMQANPSDDFMSLPLEENIFEWQFAIRGPSETEFEGGIYHGRIQLPSDYPFKPPSFLLLTPSGRFETNTKICLSISNYHPEHWQPSWSVRTALVALIAFMPSNPSGAIGSVDYPKEERRALATKSRESPPKYGSPERQKVIDEIHQYMLSKTPSPKPNPEECNKTSSADSDGQSQTKPQDTEAATAEPVTAVEENVVDQIAEEAGQTVVPGANAAENVAAGDNRNGLVRQREQATVAVRAAQRRGDDRLFTWAAVGLTIAIVVLLLKKLVRSSGHGALFMDES from the exons ATGGCGGACGAGAGATATAACCGGAAGAACCCGGCGGTGAAGAGGATTCTCCAGGAGGTTAAGGAGATGCAAGCTAATCCCTCTGACGATTTCATGTCTCTCCCCCTCGAG GAGAATATATTTGAGTGGCAATTCGCGATCAGAGGCCCTAGCGAGACTGAATTTGAAGGAGGGATATATCATGGGAGGATTCAGTTGCCTTCAGATTATCCTTTCAAACCTCCTTCCTTCCTCTTATTGACC CCTAGTGGTCGTTTTGAAACTAACACCAAGATTTGCTTGAGTATTTCTAATTACCATCCCGAGCATTGGCAACCCTCTTGGAGTG TTCGGACTGCTTTGGTGGCTCTCATTGCGTTCATGCCTTCAAACCCCAGTGGAGCAATAGGCTCTGTAGATTACCCCAAGGAGGAGAGACGTGCACTTGCCACTAAATCACGCGAGTCACCACCCAAATATGGTTCTCCTGAGCGTCAAAAAGTTATTGATGAG ATTCATCAGTACATGCTCAGCAAGACACCTTCTCCTAAACCTAATCCTGAGGAATGTAACAAAACGTCTTCTGCTGATTCGGATGGTCAGTCCCAAACCAAGCCGCAGGACACTGAAGCTGCTACAGCCGAACCTGTTACAGCTGTTGAAGAGAATGTAGTCGATCAAATCGCTGAAGAGGCAGGTCAGACAGTTGTTCCTGGAGCAAATGCAGCGGAAAATGTTGCAGCGGGAGACAACAGAAACGGTTTGGTGAGGCAGAGGGAGCAAGCGACCGTTGCTGTTAGGGCGGCTCAGAGAAGGGGTGATGACAGGCTGTTCACGTGGGCAGCGGTTGGACTCACGATTGCGATAGTGGTTCTTTTGCTGAAGAAGTTGGTAAGGTCAAGTGGTCATGGCGCTCTGTTTATGGATGAGTCGTGA